A window of Streptomyces sp. SAI-127 contains these coding sequences:
- a CDS encoding MMPL family transporter, translating into MATFLYRVGRLAFRRRWYVALVWAAVLAAVGLGALKAPGAADEGFSMPGIESQKAFDLMEQRFPGATADGATARVVFVAPNGQKVTAADHRKAVEDTVAGLADGSQVASAVNPFQAKAVSKDGTTAYATVTYKVAADDLTDASKEQLEHALEEARDTGLTVDAGGSAMADGGGAGGTAELIGVAIAAVVLLVTFGSLAAAGLPLLTALIGVGVSMATILALSDALGLSTTTGTLAMMLGLAVGIDYALFVVSRYREERARGRAPQEATALAVGTAGSAVVFAGLTVVIALAGLAVVGIPMLTKMGLAAAGAVVVAVLIALTLVPAFLGFWPNAVLRRKDRGPGRIEEEAKDNGGTRWARFVLRRPLPVLILGVVGLGALALPMTSLQLGMPGDEAKPASTTERRAYDALAEGFGPGFNGPLTVVVDAKGDDDAQAAAAAISKDIGATKGIVSVSPARFNEAGDTAVFSVVPSTAPTDERTKDLVTTIRGERPGIESETGATYEVTGTTALNIDISEKVQSALVPYLIVVVGLAIVLLLVVFRSLLVPLKAALGFLLSVLASLGAVVVVFQEGHGAGLLGVETTGPIMSLMPIFLVGIVFGLAMDYEVFLLSRMREAYVHGETSHQAVTSGFRHSARVVVAAALIMIAVFAGFIGESDSMIKMIGFGLATAVLLDAFVVRMAIVPAVLALLGDKAWWLPKWLDRILPRVDVEGEALTRGAADPEPVPADQEAARV; encoded by the coding sequence CCTGGCAGCCGTCGGGCTGGGAGCCCTGAAGGCGCCCGGCGCCGCCGACGAGGGGTTCTCGATGCCGGGCATCGAGTCCCAGAAGGCGTTCGACCTGATGGAACAGCGCTTCCCGGGGGCCACGGCCGACGGCGCGACCGCGAGGGTCGTCTTCGTCGCGCCGAACGGCCAGAAGGTCACCGCCGCCGACCACAGGAAGGCCGTCGAGGACACCGTCGCCGGCCTGGCCGACGGCTCGCAGGTCGCGAGCGCCGTGAACCCGTTCCAGGCGAAGGCGGTGAGCAAGGACGGTACGACGGCGTACGCGACCGTCACCTACAAGGTCGCCGCCGACGACCTCACCGACGCCAGCAAGGAGCAACTGGAGCACGCCCTCGAGGAGGCCCGGGACACCGGGCTGACCGTCGACGCGGGCGGCAGCGCCATGGCCGACGGCGGCGGCGCGGGCGGTACGGCCGAGCTGATCGGTGTCGCGATCGCCGCGGTCGTCCTCCTCGTCACCTTCGGCTCACTGGCCGCGGCCGGACTGCCGCTGCTGACCGCGCTCATCGGCGTCGGCGTCAGCATGGCCACGATCCTCGCCCTCTCCGACGCCCTCGGCCTGTCCACCACCACCGGCACCCTCGCGATGATGCTGGGGCTCGCCGTCGGCATCGACTACGCCCTGTTCGTCGTCTCCCGGTACCGGGAGGAACGCGCCAGGGGCAGGGCACCCCAGGAGGCGACGGCCCTCGCGGTCGGTACGGCCGGTTCCGCGGTCGTCTTCGCGGGACTCACCGTCGTCATCGCCCTCGCCGGGCTCGCGGTGGTCGGCATCCCGATGCTCACCAAGATGGGCCTGGCGGCGGCGGGCGCGGTCGTCGTCGCCGTACTGATCGCGCTGACCCTGGTCCCGGCGTTCCTCGGCTTCTGGCCGAACGCGGTGCTGCGCCGCAAGGACCGCGGGCCGGGCCGTATCGAAGAAGAGGCCAAGGACAACGGCGGTACCCGCTGGGCCCGGTTCGTCCTGCGCCGCCCGCTGCCCGTCCTGATCCTCGGCGTGGTCGGCCTCGGCGCCCTCGCCCTGCCGATGACCTCCCTCCAACTGGGCATGCCCGGCGACGAGGCCAAGCCGGCCTCCACCACCGAGCGCCGGGCCTACGACGCGCTCGCCGAGGGATTCGGGCCGGGCTTCAACGGTCCGCTGACCGTCGTGGTCGACGCGAAGGGCGACGACGACGCGCAGGCGGCCGCGGCGGCGATCTCGAAGGACATCGGTGCGACGAAGGGGATCGTGTCCGTCTCCCCGGCCCGCTTCAACGAGGCCGGCGACACCGCCGTCTTCTCGGTCGTGCCGTCCACCGCGCCGACCGACGAGAGGACCAAGGACCTCGTCACGACCATCCGCGGCGAGCGCCCCGGTATCGAGTCCGAGACCGGCGCGACCTACGAGGTGACCGGCACGACCGCGCTGAACATCGACATCTCCGAGAAGGTGCAGAGCGCGCTGGTGCCGTACCTGATCGTCGTGGTGGGCCTCGCGATCGTGCTGCTGCTGGTGGTCTTCCGCTCCCTGCTCGTCCCGCTGAAGGCGGCCCTCGGCTTCCTGCTCTCCGTCCTGGCCTCCCTCGGCGCGGTCGTCGTGGTCTTCCAGGAGGGGCACGGCGCCGGACTGCTGGGCGTGGAGACCACCGGCCCGATCATGAGCCTGATGCCGATCTTCCTGGTGGGCATCGTCTTCGGCCTCGCCATGGACTACGAGGTGTTCCTCCTCTCGCGGATGCGTGAGGCGTACGTCCACGGCGAGACGTCCCACCAGGCCGTCACCTCGGGATTCCGGCACAGCGCCCGGGTGGTCGTGGCCGCCGCGCTGATCATGATCGCGGTCTTCGCCGGGTTCATCGGCGAGAGCGACTCCATGATCAAGATGATCGGCTTCGGCCTCGCCACCGCCGTCCTGCTGGACGCCTTCGTGGTCCGGATGGCCATCGTGCCGGCCGTGCTCGCCCTGCTCGGCGACAAGGCCTGGTGGCTGCCGAAGTGGCTGGACCGGATCCTGCCCCGGGTGGACGTGGAGGGCGAGGCGCTCACCAGGGGCGCCGCCGACCCCGAGCCCGTCCCCGCCGACCAGGAGGCCGCACGCGTCTGA
- a CDS encoding sensor histidine kinase, with protein sequence MTTSPERRYTDRLEEFADRRPFLVDLALIAALMGSATLGASLTLPNADTPGDDRAAVVLLGISCLALFLHRSHPRVTVVVNAVCATIVIAQGYLLTPLLLAPVMTSLYWLATRAERETVRSYGIATMAALTIAAAVSDSMDHLSLLLRTIGPFFWLLLPLAAGTMTRLRRAYLEATQARAEHAERTREEEARLRVTEERMRIARELHDVVAHHLALANAQAGTAEHLALVNPPQTKQILHDLTGTTSSALRELKATLGLLRQTDDEGSAPPEPAPGLARLPELVSSCASAGITVTVATEGEPQPLSPGVDLTAFRIVQEALTNVTKHAATQTAHVRFVYSGTRLLITVTDEGPPAAAAPEPVKGFGVMGMRERAHSIGGELRAGPRPEGGFEVSTALPLRPSVSGEETA encoded by the coding sequence ATGACGACCAGCCCGGAGCGGCGCTACACGGACCGCCTGGAGGAGTTCGCGGACCGCCGTCCCTTCCTCGTCGACCTGGCGCTGATCGCGGCACTGATGGGCTCCGCGACCCTCGGGGCCTCGCTCACCCTGCCCAACGCCGACACACCGGGCGACGACAGGGCCGCCGTCGTCCTCCTGGGCATCTCCTGCCTCGCCCTGTTCCTGCACCGCAGCCACCCCCGCGTCACCGTCGTGGTGAACGCGGTCTGCGCCACCATCGTGATCGCACAGGGCTATCTGCTCACCCCGCTCCTCCTCGCCCCGGTCATGACGTCCCTGTACTGGCTGGCCACCCGCGCCGAACGGGAGACGGTCCGCTCCTACGGCATCGCCACCATGGCGGCGCTGACGATCGCGGCGGCCGTGTCCGACTCCATGGACCACCTGTCGCTGCTGCTCCGCACGATCGGCCCGTTCTTCTGGCTGCTGCTGCCGCTGGCGGCCGGCACCATGACCCGGCTGCGGCGGGCCTATCTCGAGGCCACCCAGGCCCGAGCCGAGCACGCCGAACGCACCCGGGAGGAGGAGGCGCGGCTCCGGGTCACCGAGGAACGCATGCGGATCGCCCGGGAGTTGCACGACGTCGTCGCCCACCACCTGGCCCTCGCCAACGCCCAGGCCGGTACCGCCGAGCACCTCGCGCTGGTCAACCCGCCGCAGACCAAGCAGATCCTCCACGACCTCACCGGCACGACCTCGTCCGCGCTGCGTGAGCTGAAGGCCACGCTGGGCCTGCTGCGGCAGACCGACGACGAGGGCTCCGCACCGCCGGAACCGGCCCCCGGCCTCGCCCGGCTGCCCGAACTGGTCTCCTCGTGCGCCTCCGCGGGCATCACCGTCACCGTGGCCACGGAGGGGGAGCCGCAGCCCCTGTCGCCGGGCGTGGACCTGACGGCCTTCCGGATCGTGCAGGAGGCGCTCACCAACGTCACCAAGCACGCGGCCACCCAGACCGCGCACGTCCGCTTCGTCTACTCCGGCACCCGCCTCCTCATCACGGTCACCGACGAGGGCCCGCCCGCCGCGGCCGCCCCCGAGCCCGTGAAGGGCTTCGGCGTCATGGGCATGCGCGAACGCGCCCACTCCATCGGCGGCGAACTCCGGGCGGGGCCGCGGCCCGAGGGCGGCTTCGAGGTGAGTACGGCGCTGCCGTTGCGCCCTTCGGTGAGCGGGGAGGAGACGGCGTGA